One window from the genome of Nicotiana tomentosiformis chromosome 5, ASM39032v3, whole genome shotgun sequence encodes:
- the LOC138892540 gene encoding uncharacterized protein: MVKVIQDRLHTTQSTQKNYVDRKVRDVAFMVGERVLLRVSPMNGVTRFGKRGKLSPRFIGTFEVLRRVGALPPSLAGVQPIFHVLMLQRYHGNPSHVLDFSSVQLDKDLSYVEERVAILDKQFRKLRSKNIASVKVEWRGQPVEEATWETERDMRIRYPHLFSASDLGHSQLDTHGKSFMTD; this comes from the exons atggtgaaggtgattcaggacagACTTCACACAACCCAATCCACACAGAAAAACTAtgtggaccggaaggttcgcgatgttgcatttatggttggagagcgggtcctgcttcGGGTTTCTCCTATGAATGGCGTTACGAGGTTCGGAAAGAgaggcaagctgagcccaaggtttattggcacTTTTGaggtattgcggcgagttggtgccttacctcccagcctagcaggagttcagcCGATATTTCATGTTTTGATGCTTCAGAGGTATCACggcaatccgtctcatgtgttggatttcagctcagtccagttggacaaggatctatcatatgttgAGGAGcgagtggctattttggacaagcAGTTTCGGAAGCTgcggtcaaagaacattgcatcagtaaaggttgAATGGCGGGGCCagccggttgaggaggcgacttgggagaccgagcgggatatgcgcattcgctatcctcatcttttctcagcttcag atttgggccactcgCAGTTGGATACTCATGGAAAGAGCTTTATgacggattga